The genome window GCGGCAGGTCGCCCTCGTCGAGCGAGACCCGCGGCGCCTGCCGGACGGCGTCCTTGGTGACGGCCACGGTCAGCGTGTCGCCGTCGAAGGCCGCGGCCTCCAGCGGCACGAAGCTCTCGTTGGTGCCGAACAGTCCAGTTTGCACGGTTATCCAGGCGGGCTGTTCGGTGATGTCGTCCAGGAAGAGCTGGCCGACGATGCCGATCCGCTGGCCGTCCGGGTCGAAGACCTCGCAGCCGAACAACCGCAACGCCTCACGCTGCCCGATCATCCTCGCCCACCTCCCCGACCCCGGCGCCCGCCGCACCCCTGCCAGTCTGCTACCT of Saccharopolyspora erythraea contains these proteins:
- a CDS encoding PRC-barrel domain-containing protein, whose protein sequence is MIGQREALRLFGCEVFDPDGQRIGIVGQLFLDDITEQPAWITVQTGLFGTNESFVPLEAAAFDGDTLTVAVTKDAVRQAPRVSLDEGDLPPEQEQALYLYYGVTYGVTPESPDEEPDVSAEYVEAVRLRLRRWVAAS